In Clostridia bacterium, a genomic segment contains:
- a CDS encoding TusE/DsrC/DsvC family sulfur relay protein: MPIPDTKKEQILAKAKAKGIALSEEHWRLLEISFEYYREHQTLCTLRNLIKLSGLEKRYIYRLFPGNPIGEISQITGLPMPKEC, translated from the coding sequence GTGCCCATACCTGATACCAAAAAGGAACAAATCTTAGCTAAGGCCAAAGCCAAGGGTATCGCCCTTTCCGAAGAGCATTGGCGGCTCTTGGAGATTAGCTTTGAGTACTACAGAGAGCACCAAACCCTGTGCACCTTGCGCAACCTGATCAAGCTCAGTGGTTTAGAGAAAAGATATATTTACCGGCTTTTTCCCGGCAACCCCATCGGCGAGATTAGCCAGATTACTGGCTTGCCTATGCCCAAGGAGTGTTAG
- a CDS encoding TusE/DsrC/DsvC family sulfur relay protein has translation MPTINVGGVEIEVDEDGFIADPNLWNEAVAKALAETEGVSELTEDHWKVVNYLRNYYLQFGIAPMIRKLCKETGFSLKQIYDLFPSGPAKGACKVAGLPKPTGCV, from the coding sequence ATGCCGACAATTAACGTGGGCGGCGTGGAAATCGAAGTTGACGAGGACGGGTTCATTGCTGACCCCAATCTATGGAACGAAGCGGTAGCCAAGGCTCTAGCTGAAACCGAAGGGGTAAGCGAACTCACGGAAGATCACTGGAAGGTGGTTAACTATCTGCGCAACTACTACCTGCAGTTTGGCATCGCGCCCATGATCCGCAAGCTATGTAAGGAGACCGGCTTTAGCCTAAAGCAGATTTACGACCTCTTCCCCAGCGGTCCGGCCAAGGGAGCCTGTAAAGTGGCCGGCTTGCCCAAGCCTACCGGCTGCGTATAG
- a CDS encoding (Fe-S)-binding protein, translated as MTANEFIAQLSQKLNRSLLSSLEACVRCGVCAESCHYFRAMPEPQYIPAQRAEAVRRLWRRHSLLPRLFPRWFGASLGDDDQELKKLQDVVFGTCTMCRRCVLNCPMGVDTGLIVRTARGILASAGYIPEGLKATVDIHLATGNNMGVSKEDLVETLEWMEEQLQGETGDPEAKIPLDKPGARYLYTLNPREPKYFPLTILAAAKIFYAAGADWTISTQAWDVTNYALFSGEDAAARQIVNMLAQEAKRLGVKEVIMAECGHGYRAFRWEGENWIGEAYPFKVRGFVELMAEFLEKGTIKVNPEANPQPVTYHDPCNQARNGGIVEEPRYILARVVKDFREMEPHGENNFCCGGGGGMLSMTEYSKNRIAAGETKARQIAATGAKIVATSCHNCLDQLAEINRHYKLGVKIHNLCELVAEALVLEPPKSS; from the coding sequence ATGACGGCAAATGAGTTCATTGCCCAACTTAGCCAGAAGCTAAACCGGAGCCTTTTAAGTTCCCTGGAAGCCTGCGTGCGCTGCGGCGTTTGCGCCGAATCCTGCCACTACTTCCGGGCCATGCCCGAACCCCAGTACATCCCCGCCCAGCGGGCAGAAGCGGTGCGGCGGCTGTGGCGGCGGCACAGCCTCCTTCCCCGGCTCTTTCCCCGCTGGTTTGGCGCCAGCCTAGGTGACGACGACCAAGAGCTAAAGAAGCTCCAGGATGTGGTCTTTGGCACCTGCACCATGTGCCGGCGCTGCGTGCTCAACTGCCCCATGGGCGTAGACACCGGCCTTATCGTCCGCACCGCCCGGGGAATACTGGCCTCGGCCGGCTACATCCCCGAAGGCCTTAAGGCGACGGTGGATATCCACCTGGCCACCGGCAATAACATGGGGGTGAGCAAGGAAGACTTGGTGGAGACCTTGGAATGGATGGAGGAGCAGCTCCAGGGTGAAACTGGCGACCCCGAGGCCAAGATCCCCCTGGATAAGCCAGGCGCCCGGTACCTCTACACCTTGAACCCGCGGGAGCCAAAGTATTTCCCCTTGACCATCCTGGCGGCCGCCAAGATCTTCTATGCGGCCGGCGCCGACTGGACCATCAGCACCCAAGCCTGGGATGTTACTAACTATGCCCTGTTTAGCGGTGAAGATGCGGCCGCCCGCCAGATCGTCAATATGCTGGCCCAGGAAGCCAAGCGGTTAGGAGTAAAAGAGGTAATCATGGCCGAATGCGGGCATGGTTACCGAGCCTTTCGTTGGGAGGGTGAAAACTGGATCGGTGAAGCGTATCCCTTTAAAGTCCGCGGCTTCGTGGAACTAATGGCGGAATTCTTGGAGAAGGGTACCATCAAAGTCAATCCTGAGGCTAATCCCCAACCGGTGACCTACCACGATCCCTGTAACCAAGCTAGAAACGGCGGCATCGTGGAGGAGCCCCGTTATATCCTGGCCCGGGTGGTCAAGGATTTTCGAGAAATGGAGCCCCATGGGGAAAACAACTTTTGCTGCGGCGGGGGCGGAGGAATGCTCTCCATGACCGAGTACTCCAAAAACCGAATTGCCGCCGGGGAAACCAAGGCCCGCCAAATCGCCGCCACTGGAGCTAAAATCGTGGCTACTTCCTGCCATAACTGCCTGGATCAGCTGGCGGAGATCAATCGCCACTACAAGCTGGGGGTAAAAATTCACAACCTCTGCGAGCTGGTGGCCGAGGCTTTGGTGCTGGAGCCGCCAAAATCATCCTAG
- the dsrB gene encoding dissimilatory-type sulfite reductase subunit beta has product MPRTDFGPPNYRDMLPPIIKRNYGKWLYHEKVKPGVLRHVAESGEELYTVRVGSGRLLSTDSIRDICNLADKYCDGYVRFTSRHNIEFLVSDPGKVEPLIAEIQALGLPVGGTGNSITNIVHTQGWLHCHTPATDASGIVKAVMDELYQYFSTDDLPAKLRISLACCLNMCGAVHCSDIAILGVHRTPPKVDHQMLAKVSEIPTVVASCPTGAIRPNPKLKSVEVNEDRCMYCGNCYTMSPAMNILDPENDGIAIWVGGKVSNARTAPMFSRLAIPYLPNNPPRWPEVVEAVKHIVEVWVQNARRGERMGEWIERIGWETFFKLTGIPFTDKHIDDFTFSIPTFRSTTQFRF; this is encoded by the coding sequence ATGCCTAGGACTGATTTTGGCCCCCCCAACTACCGAGACATGCTGCCACCTATAATCAAGCGCAATTACGGCAAGTGGCTCTACCATGAAAAGGTAAAGCCTGGGGTTTTGAGGCATGTGGCGGAAAGCGGCGAGGAGCTGTATACGGTGCGGGTGGGCTCAGGCCGGCTTTTAAGCACCGACAGCATCAGAGATATCTGCAACCTGGCCGACAAATACTGCGATGGCTACGTCCGCTTTACCAGCCGCCACAACATCGAGTTTTTGGTCAGCGACCCAGGTAAAGTTGAGCCTTTGATAGCTGAGATCCAAGCTCTCGGGCTGCCGGTGGGCGGGACCGGAAATTCCATTACCAATATCGTCCACACCCAGGGTTGGCTCCACTGCCACACCCCGGCCACCGATGCTTCCGGCATCGTCAAGGCAGTCATGGATGAGCTCTACCAGTACTTCTCCACCGACGACCTGCCGGCCAAGCTTAGGATCTCGTTGGCCTGCTGCCTCAACATGTGCGGCGCCGTCCACTGTTCGGACATCGCCATCCTGGGCGTGCACCGGACTCCGCCCAAGGTAGACCACCAGATGCTGGCCAAGGTGAGCGAGATCCCTACCGTGGTGGCCAGCTGTCCCACGGGCGCTATCCGCCCCAATCCTAAGCTTAAGAGCGTCGAGGTTAACGAGGACCGGTGCATGTACTGTGGCAACTGTTATACCATGTCGCCGGCCATGAACATCCTCGACCCGGAAAACGACGGCATCGCCATCTGGGTAGGCGGCAAGGTCTCCAACGCCCGGACCGCTCCCATGTTCTCCCGGCTGGCTATTCCTTATCTACCCAACAATCCGCCCCGCTGGCCGGAAGTAGTAGAGGCGGTTAAGCACATCGTCGAAGTTTGGGTCCAGAACGCCAGGAGGGGCGAGCGCATGGGAGAGTGGATTGAGCGCATCGGTTGGGAAACCTTCTTTAAGCTGACCGGGATTCCCTTTACCGATAAGCATATTGATGACTTTACATTTTCCATACCCACGTTCCGCTCCACTACCCAGTTCCGCTTTTAA
- the dsrA gene encoding dissimilatory-type sulfite reductase subunit alpha: MAESDTPRVDELEKGPWPSFVKEIKRAAAEKPEAGDLLKQLELSYEERVGHWKHGGIVGVKGYGGGVIGRYSDSPDKFPHIKEFHTLRVNQPSGWFYTTEALRKLADIWDKYGSGLTNFHGSTGDIILLGTTTDNLQPCFDELSDAGFDLGGSGSVLRTPSACVGPARCEYACIDSLDICHSITIHFQDAIHRPAFPYKFKIKVSGCANDCVAAIARADLAIIGTWKGPIQINAAEVANYAQAGMDIQGEVCDLCPTRAIKWNGEAQELSIRTEDCVRCMHCINEMPKALRPGQEKGATLLIGGKATILRSAFLGWVIVPFMKLTPPYDELKQLIEKILDWWAENGKNRERIGELIYRVGMRTFLREVGLAPVPQMVFRPRANPYVFWWPEEVKRNA, from the coding sequence ATGGCAGAATCGGATACCCCGCGAGTGGATGAGCTAGAAAAGGGACCTTGGCCTAGCTTCGTCAAGGAGATTAAGCGGGCCGCGGCCGAAAAGCCCGAAGCCGGGGATCTGTTAAAGCAGCTGGAATTGTCTTATGAAGAGCGGGTAGGCCATTGGAAACACGGCGGCATCGTCGGCGTTAAAGGGTATGGTGGCGGTGTCATCGGCCGCTACTCGGACAGCCCGGACAAGTTTCCCCATATTAAGGAATTCCATACCTTGCGGGTAAACCAGCCCAGCGGCTGGTTCTATACCACTGAGGCTTTAAGAAAGCTAGCCGATATTTGGGATAAATACGGCAGCGGTCTTACCAATTTTCACGGGTCTACCGGCGATATCATCCTCTTGGGCACCACCACGGATAACCTGCAACCTTGCTTTGATGAATTGAGCGATGCCGGCTTTGACTTGGGCGGCTCCGGTTCGGTCCTCCGGACCCCTAGCGCCTGCGTAGGCCCGGCCCGCTGCGAATATGCCTGCATCGACAGCCTGGACATATGCCACAGCATTACCATACACTTTCAAGATGCTATCCACCGGCCCGCCTTTCCTTACAAATTTAAAATCAAAGTTTCGGGTTGCGCCAACGACTGCGTGGCCGCCATTGCCCGGGCCGACTTGGCCATTATCGGTACCTGGAAGGGCCCTATTCAGATCAATGCGGCTGAGGTGGCCAATTATGCTCAGGCCGGCATGGATATTCAGGGCGAAGTATGCGACCTTTGCCCCACTCGGGCCATTAAATGGAATGGCGAGGCCCAGGAGCTCAGCATTCGCACCGAAGACTGCGTCCGCTGCATGCACTGCATCAACGAGATGCCTAAAGCCCTTCGACCCGGCCAGGAAAAAGGAGCTACTCTGCTCATCGGCGGCAAGGCCACCATCCTCCGCTCCGCCTTCCTGGGCTGGGTGATCGTGCCCTTTATGAAGCTCACCCCTCCCTATGATGAGCTCAAGCAGCTGATCGAAAAGATCCTGGATTGGTGGGCCGAAAACGGTAAGAACCGGGAGCGGATTGGCGAGCTGATTTACCGGGTGGGGATGAGAACCTTCCTGCGCGAGGTGGGCCTTGCGCCGGTGCCACAAATGGTGTTCCGGCCACGGGCCAACCCCTATGTCTTCTGGTGGCCGGAGGAGGTGAAGCGCAATGCCTAG
- a CDS encoding 4Fe-4S binding protein, which yields MFIVTVDPDKCSACGECIESCPAQILSAGEDGKTEVSGDPADCLGCDSCVTVCPEEAITVQEY from the coding sequence ATGTTTATAGTCACTGTCGATCCCGACAAATGCAGCGCTTGCGGCGAATGCATCGAATCCTGCCCCGCTCAGATTCTTTCGGCGGGTGAGGATGGTAAGACCGAGGTCAGCGGTGATCCGGCCGACTGCTTGGGCTGCGATAGCTGCGTGACCGTCTGTCCCGAAGAAGCCATTACGGTACAGGAGTACTAA
- the paaI gene encoding hydroxyphenylacetyl-CoA thioesterase PaaI, with protein MEAVRLDAIEMTRNRFAEDAFPQHLGISLLELAPGYAKVSLRLQPHMLNFHGIAHGGAIFTLSDTAFGLASNSHGDPAVAVSMTINFLAPAHAGTTLVATAREEHRTRRTGVYTIKVEDDQGRMIALVQGTVYRKPQPGHLQP; from the coding sequence ATGGAGGCGGTCAGATTGGACGCTATTGAAATGACTAGGAACAGGTTTGCCGAGGATGCTTTTCCCCAGCATTTAGGGATTTCCCTTCTGGAGCTAGCTCCTGGCTACGCCAAGGTTAGCCTCCGGCTCCAACCGCATATGCTCAATTTCCACGGCATCGCCCACGGTGGAGCCATCTTCACCTTGAGCGACACTGCTTTTGGCCTAGCCAGCAACTCCCATGGTGATCCCGCGGTAGCCGTGTCCATGACCATCAATTTCTTGGCCCCAGCCCATGCGGGAACCACTCTGGTCGCTACTGCTCGCGAGGAGCACCGGACCAGGCGCACCGGCGTCTACACCATTAAAGTTGAAGACGACCAGGGCCGTATGATAGCCCTGGTCCAAGGTACGGTGTATCGAAAGCCGCAACCAGGTCACCTGCAACCCTAG
- a CDS encoding NAD(P)/FAD-dependent oxidoreductase produces MKETKYLIIGNSAAGAWATKGIREVDPWGTITLVGAEDHPLYSRPLISYYLAGSISGDRLLYSPQGWIIGPAGEVITGRRVERLEVAGEGGGGVAYLNNGEAIAFRRLLLATGSTPASPPLPGRDLEGVFTFYTWDDARRIKEFIARHGVKRAVVVGGGLIGIKATEGLIGCGVKVTVIELADHILITTMDAKASSLIGEALEKAGCELLSRTAVAEIRGRGSHVEEVLLADGSVLPADLVILATGVRPRIDLAQAAGIKTRRGVVVNSRQETSLPGIYAAGDVAEVTDVVTGEVQPLALWPAATRQGYVAGINMAGGNQEYQGGLSMNSVEVAGVPAIAMGVTKLTGVIDQSGGGGSFAADGQIEVLESYQPQKMAYRKVVLCDNRVIGAILVGKIERAGIYLGLIREGIDASDFKEHLLREDFGFIFLPKQYRKHLVSGSGMEV; encoded by the coding sequence ATGAAGGAAACCAAGTATCTAATTATCGGCAATTCGGCAGCGGGGGCTTGGGCTACCAAGGGCATCCGCGAAGTAGATCCCTGGGGGACCATAACTCTGGTTGGCGCAGAAGATCACCCGCTCTACTCGCGGCCTTTAATCTCCTATTACTTGGCGGGGTCCATTTCTGGAGATCGTTTACTCTATTCCCCCCAAGGCTGGATCATCGGGCCGGCGGGGGAAGTGATAACCGGCCGAAGAGTGGAGCGGCTGGAGGTGGCGGGAGAGGGGGGAGGCGGCGTAGCTTACCTCAACAATGGCGAAGCCATTGCTTTTCGACGCTTATTGCTAGCTACGGGGAGTACTCCTGCTTCTCCGCCCCTGCCCGGGCGGGACCTGGAGGGCGTTTTTACCTTTTACACCTGGGATGATGCCCGCCGGATCAAAGAGTTCATTGCCCGCCACGGCGTCAAGCGGGCAGTGGTGGTAGGAGGTGGCCTGATCGGCATTAAGGCTACCGAGGGGTTGATAGGTTGCGGGGTGAAGGTTACGGTCATCGAGCTGGCCGACCATATCCTTATCACCACCATGGATGCCAAGGCCTCTAGTTTGATTGGAGAGGCGCTGGAGAAAGCCGGATGTGAGCTCTTAAGCCGTACGGCAGTGGCAGAAATCCGCGGGCGGGGATCGCACGTGGAGGAGGTCCTGCTCGCGGATGGCTCGGTTTTACCGGCCGATCTGGTAATCCTGGCCACAGGAGTGCGGCCGAGAATCGATCTGGCCCAGGCGGCTGGCATTAAAACCCGCCGCGGGGTAGTGGTCAACTCCCGGCAGGAAACCAGCCTTCCCGGAATCTACGCGGCCGGCGATGTAGCGGAAGTGACCGATGTGGTCACCGGCGAGGTCCAGCCTTTGGCCCTCTGGCCAGCTGCCACCCGCCAAGGGTACGTGGCCGGGATCAACATGGCCGGAGGCAACCAAGAATATCAGGGTGGCTTATCTATGAACTCGGTGGAAGTTGCTGGGGTGCCAGCCATCGCCATGGGGGTCACCAAACTAACCGGGGTCATAGACCAGAGCGGTGGCGGCGGAAGCTTTGCGGCAGACGGCCAAATTGAGGTCCTGGAAAGCTACCAACCTCAGAAAATGGCCTACCGAAAAGTGGTACTTTGCGACAACCGAGTCATCGGAGCCATCTTGGTAGGCAAAATTGAGCGGGCTGGCATTTATCTGGGGCTGATCCGAGAGGGAATTGATGCCTCAGATTTTAAGGAACATCTCTTGCGGGAGGATTTTGGCTTTATTTTCCTTCCCAAGCAGTATCGTAAGCACTTGGTTAGCGGTTCGGGCATGGAGGTATGA
- a CDS encoding 4Fe-4S dicluster domain-containing protein, whose translation MGCRLCEVHCLVKHSKSQKIIKAYKGEWPKPQPRVIVEQEGYLSFALQCRHCEEAPCLEACLTGAMHRDHETGAILCDEEKCVGCWMCIMVCPFGVVTRQLTEEKKVASKCDLCLGKELPVCVAHCPNEAIVFEEH comes from the coding sequence ATGGGCTGTCGCTTATGTGAAGTCCACTGCTTAGTCAAGCATTCTAAATCCCAAAAAATAATTAAGGCCTACAAAGGGGAATGGCCTAAGCCACAACCCCGGGTAATCGTGGAGCAGGAAGGTTACCTTTCTTTTGCCCTCCAATGTCGGCACTGCGAGGAAGCTCCGTGCTTGGAAGCCTGCCTTACCGGAGCTATGCACCGGGACCACGAAACTGGAGCCATCCTCTGCGATGAAGAAAAATGCGTGGGCTGCTGGATGTGCATTATGGTTTGTCCCTTTGGAGTAGTTACCCGACAGCTGACCGAGGAGAAGAAGGTGGCCTCCAAATGCGATCTTTGCCTGGGGAAAGAGCTCCCGGTCTGCGTGGCTCACTGCCCCAACGAGGCTATTGTCTTTGAAGAGCATTGA
- a CDS encoding alpha-hydroxy-acid oxidizing protein, producing MAKSPVPIDFLVQRDHDKCITCQVCVRMCANDVHSYDADLDRVDSDSAKCVGCHFCEALCPTGAIIIRPSPSAIRPNSNWATQAVADVTKQAETGGVLLTGMGCDRPYPIYFDHLLLNASQVTNPSIDPLREPMELETYLGAKPKDLSVPLGPQLCLRTPILFSAMSYGSISFNASLSLARAAKEAGTFYNTGEGGLHPDLYQYGANTIVQVASGRFGVSPEYLEAGAAVEIKIGQGAKPGIGGHLPGEKVSAEVSRTRMIPEGTDALSPAPHHDIYSIEDLRQLIFALKEATRYQKPVGVKIAAVHNVAAIASGIVRAGADFVTIDGLRGGTGAAPTVIRNNVGIPIELAVAAVDSRLRQEGIRNQASLLVAGGIRNSSDVIKAIALGADACYIGTAALVALGCHVCQKCYTGKCNWGIATQDPYLTRRLNPEVGARRLVNLLRAWSLEIKEMLGGMGINAIESLRGNREQLRAVGLGEKEREILGVKAAGEGW from the coding sequence ATGGCTAAGAGCCCGGTCCCAATCGATTTCCTGGTGCAGCGCGACCACGATAAGTGTATTACCTGTCAGGTATGCGTGCGCATGTGCGCCAACGACGTCCATAGCTACGATGCCGATCTTGACCGGGTGGATAGTGACAGCGCCAAGTGTGTGGGCTGCCACTTCTGCGAGGCTTTGTGCCCCACCGGGGCCATTATAATCCGGCCATCGCCTTCGGCTATCCGCCCCAACAGCAATTGGGCTACGCAGGCGGTAGCTGATGTTACTAAGCAGGCTGAGACTGGCGGGGTACTTTTGACCGGAATGGGCTGCGATCGCCCTTACCCTATATACTTTGACCACTTGCTCCTCAACGCTTCCCAGGTAACCAACCCTTCCATTGATCCTTTACGGGAGCCGATGGAGCTGGAAACTTATTTAGGGGCCAAGCCCAAAGACTTATCGGTGCCGCTGGGGCCACAGCTTTGCTTGCGGACTCCCATCCTATTCTCGGCCATGTCGTACGGGTCCATCAGCTTCAACGCTTCCTTGTCGTTGGCCCGGGCGGCCAAGGAAGCTGGCACTTTCTATAATACTGGGGAGGGCGGCCTGCATCCGGATTTATACCAATACGGAGCCAACACCATTGTCCAGGTGGCGTCGGGGCGGTTCGGGGTTAGCCCCGAATATTTAGAGGCCGGGGCCGCGGTAGAGATCAAGATCGGGCAGGGGGCCAAGCCGGGAATTGGCGGGCACCTCCCAGGGGAAAAGGTATCGGCCGAGGTATCCCGCACCCGCATGATTCCTGAGGGCACCGATGCTCTGAGCCCAGCTCCTCACCACGACATTTATTCTATTGAGGATCTGCGCCAGCTCATCTTCGCCTTGAAGGAAGCCACCCGCTATCAGAAACCGGTGGGGGTGAAGATTGCCGCCGTCCATAACGTGGCTGCCATCGCCTCAGGTATAGTTAGGGCAGGGGCTGACTTCGTGACCATCGATGGCCTGCGGGGTGGAACCGGGGCGGCCCCAACCGTTATCCGTAACAACGTGGGCATCCCCATTGAGTTGGCCGTTGCTGCTGTGGACAGCCGGCTGCGCCAGGAGGGGATTCGCAACCAAGCTTCGCTGTTGGTGGCAGGTGGTATTCGTAACAGCAGCGATGTCATCAAAGCCATTGCCTTGGGTGCTGACGCTTGTTATATCGGAACCGCGGCCCTGGTAGCTTTGGGTTGTCATGTTTGCCAGAAGTGCTACACTGGCAAGTGCAACTGGGGAATTGCTACCCAAGATCCCTACCTGACCAGGCGGCTCAACCCGGAGGTTGGCGCTCGCCGGCTGGTCAATTTGCTGCGGGCCTGGAGCCTGGAGATCAAGGAGATGCTCGGGGGAATGGGGATCAATGCCATTGAATCTTTGCGGGGGAACCGCGAGCAGCTCCGGGCGGTGGGGCTGGGAGAGAAGGAGAGAGAAATCCTGGGCGTAAAAGCCGCTGGCGAGGGCTGGTAA
- a CDS encoding glutamine amidotransferase family protein produces the protein MQVLIPDRDYRVPSACGIAGIMRESGERFSGAAIVQAMAVLRERTNGLGGGFAGYGIYPELKDYYAFHVIYDDASAQEAMEDYLGRHFTIVHSEPIPTKSHPQIGPAPLLWRYFVQVGPEKLEAGQTEEDYVASRVLAVNASRRGGLIVSSGKNMGIFKGVGYPEDIAAFYRLDEYQGYTWTGHGRFPTNSVAWWGGAHPFGLLDWSLVHNGEISSYGANRRFLESYGYRCAFSTDSEVMTYLFDLLVRKQRLTLEEVACIMAPPFWEEIQRMPAKPRELFTKLRIIYGGALANGPFAIIIANSRHMVGLNDRIKLRPLVCGRSGDLLVIASEEAAIRAVCPNPEVVWAPAGGEPAIGTLQGAMEPAQAKAGGKPGTLAATSATLAAASPVTASLWDLPGPDQPAGRAEERGELHG, from the coding sequence ATGCAGGTACTTATTCCCGACCGGGATTACCGCGTTCCTTCTGCCTGCGGCATAGCTGGTATCATGCGGGAAAGTGGGGAGAGATTTAGCGGTGCAGCCATTGTGCAGGCCATGGCGGTTCTGCGCGAGCGGACTAACGGCTTGGGCGGCGGATTTGCCGGCTACGGGATCTATCCGGAACTAAAAGATTACTATGCCTTTCATGTCATCTATGATGATGCTAGCGCCCAGGAAGCCATGGAGGACTATCTGGGCCGCCATTTTACCATTGTTCATTCCGAACCCATTCCCACCAAGAGCCATCCCCAGATCGGGCCGGCGCCACTTTTGTGGCGCTATTTTGTCCAGGTGGGGCCGGAGAAGCTGGAGGCGGGGCAGACAGAAGAAGACTATGTGGCTTCCCGGGTACTAGCCGTCAACGCTAGCCGGCGCGGAGGGTTGATCGTTTCCAGTGGCAAGAACATGGGCATCTTTAAGGGAGTAGGCTATCCTGAGGATATAGCCGCTTTTTACCGTCTGGATGAATACCAGGGCTACACCTGGACCGGCCACGGACGCTTTCCTACCAACTCGGTGGCTTGGTGGGGTGGCGCTCATCCCTTTGGGCTGTTGGATTGGTCCTTGGTTCATAACGGCGAAATTTCCTCCTATGGAGCCAACCGCCGCTTTTTGGAGAGTTATGGCTATCGCTGCGCTTTTTCTACGGATTCGGAGGTAATGACCTATCTCTTTGATCTGTTAGTTCGCAAGCAGCGACTGACGCTGGAGGAGGTGGCTTGCATCATGGCGCCTCCTTTCTGGGAAGAGATACAACGTATGCCGGCTAAGCCGCGCGAGCTCTTTACCAAGCTGCGCATCATTTATGGTGGAGCCCTGGCCAATGGGCCGTTTGCCATAATCATTGCCAACAGCCGTCACATGGTGGGGCTCAATGACCGGATCAAGCTTCGCCCTTTGGTCTGCGGGCGGAGCGGAGATCTCCTGGTGATCGCTTCTGAGGAAGCAGCCATTCGCGCCGTTTGCCCGAATCCAGAGGTAGTCTGGGCTCCGGCGGGAGGGGAACCGGCCATCGGTACTCTCCAGGGTGCCATGGAACCTGCCCAAGCCAAGGCCGGTGGTAAACCGGGAACCCTTGCGGCTACGAGCGCGACCCTGGCAGCCGCTTCCCCGGTTACGGCCTCGCTTTGGGATTTGCCGGGGCCTGACCAGCCTGCCGGGCGGGCGGAGGAGAGGGGGGAGCTCCATGGCTAA
- the glnA gene encoding type I glutamate--ammonia ligase codes for MPSLTREEILQKVDEMDVQFIRLQFTDILGILKNVAITKDQLEKALDGELMFDGSSIEGFVRIEESDMYLKPDLSTFTIFPWRPNKGAVARLICDVYNPDGTPFAGDPRYVLKRAVAEAQEMGYTMYVGPECEFFLFHCEDDGRPTLQTHDRAGYFDLSPVDLGENARRDMCLVLENMGFEIEASHHEVAPGQHEIDFKYADALTTADNIVTFKFVVRTIAQRHGLHATFMPKPIRGINGSGMHTNQSLFKDGKNAFYDPNGKLELSDVAYYYIGGLLHHARALAAITNPTVNSYKRLVPGYEAPVYVAWSPRNRSPLIRVPAKRGPSTRLELRNPDPACNPYLAIAAMLKAGLDGIKNRIEPPAPLDRNIFKLTTEERQRLGIASLPGSLKEALACLEEDPVIKEALGEHVYNRFTEAKWLEWEDYQAQVHQWEIDQYLVKF; via the coding sequence ATGCCTAGCCTGACGAGGGAGGAAATCCTGCAAAAAGTCGATGAGATGGATGTCCAGTTCATCCGCCTTCAGTTCACTGATATCCTGGGAATCCTAAAAAACGTAGCTATCACGAAGGATCAACTGGAAAAGGCCTTAGATGGCGAGCTAATGTTTGATGGTTCCTCCATCGAAGGGTTTGTCCGCATCGAAGAGTCCGACATGTACCTGAAGCCAGATCTATCCACCTTCACCATCTTTCCTTGGCGACCCAACAAAGGTGCAGTAGCCCGGCTAATTTGCGATGTCTACAACCCCGATGGCACGCCCTTTGCCGGCGACCCTCGCTATGTACTCAAGCGAGCTGTAGCCGAAGCCCAAGAGATGGGATATACCATGTACGTAGGCCCGGAGTGCGAGTTTTTCCTTTTCCACTGCGAGGATGACGGACGGCCCACCCTGCAGACCCACGATCGCGCTGGGTACTTCGATCTTTCCCCGGTGGACTTGGGTGAAAACGCTCGCCGCGACATGTGTTTAGTTCTGGAGAACATGGGTTTTGAAATTGAGGCTTCTCACCATGAAGTGGCGCCCGGCCAACATGAGATCGATTTCAAGTATGCCGATGCCCTAACTACCGCCGATAACATTGTCACCTTCAAGTTTGTAGTCCGAACCATTGCCCAGCGCCATGGCTTGCACGCTACCTTCATGCCCAAACCCATCCGAGGGATAAACGGTTCCGGCATGCATACCAACCAGTCGCTGTTTAAGGACGGCAAGAACGCCTTCTACGATCCCAATGGCAAGCTGGAGCTGAGTGATGTCGCTTACTATTATATTGGCGGGCTGCTCCACCACGCCCGAGCTCTAGCTGCTATCACCAATCCAACGGTAAACTCTTACAAGCGTTTGGTCCCCGGCTATGAGGCCCCGGTCTATGTGGCGTGGTCGCCTCGTAACCGTAGCCCGCTCATTCGGGTACCGGCTAAGCGCGGTCCTTCCACCCGGTTGGAGCTGCGCAACCCCGACCCCGCCTGCAATCCCTATCTGGCCATAGCGGCTATGCTCAAGGCGGGCTTAGATGGCATTAAGAACCGCATCGAACCTCCAGCCCCCTTGGATCGGAATATCTTTAAACTTACTACCGAGGAGCGCCAACGCCTGGGGATTGCCAGCCTCCCTGGCAGCCTAAAGGAAGCCCTAGCCTGCCTGGAGGAAGATCCGGTTATCAAAGAAGCGCTGGGAGAGCACGTTTACAACCGCTTCACGGAAGCCAAGTGGTTGGAATGGGAAGACTACCAAGCGCAAGTTCACCAATGGGAAATTGATCAATATCTGGTGAAATTCTAA